In the genome of Vicingus serpentipes, the window ATTACCAAATTGTTTTTGTCCAATAAAAATTCTAGCTTCATCCCATAAATCATTATCAATAAAAGTTTGAAGTAGTTGTTTACCACCTTCAATAATAATAGACTGTATATTTTTATTATAGAGCTCGGTTAAAATTTGGTCTATAATATTATTAGTAGAATCAATTTTACAAAATTCAATATTTGGTTGATTCTCCTTTTCTAAAGTAGTAAAAAATAGAGTAGGAGTACTTTTGTCAAATATGTTTAAATTTTGTGGTAAACGATTATTTAAATCTAGAACGATGCGCAAAGGGTTTTTACCAGCCCATTCTCTAACATTTAGTTTAGGATTATCGTTTATCGCTGTATTTGTTGCAATCATTATAGCAGCCTCTTCACTTCTCCATTTATGAACTAACTTTTTACTTAGTGGAGTTGTAATCCAATTATCTATTTTGATATTATCAGGATAGTTGTTTGATCTTTCCACATCAATAAATCCATCTTTGGTTTCAGCCCATTTAAGAATTATATAGGGTCTTTTTTTATTGTGAAAAGTAAAAAATCGTTTGTTTAAAGCTAAACTTTCTAATTCTAATATACCAATCACCACTTCAATTCCAACCGATTTTAATTTTTCAATTCCTTTGCCAGAAACTTTACTAAAACTATCAACACAACCAATTACAACTTTTGGAATTTTGTATTCAACAATTAGGTTTGCACACGGAGGTGTTTTGCCATAATGTGCACAAGGTTCAAGATTAACATAAAGTGTACTATCTTTTAATAGTTCTTTATTTTTTACTGAATTAATTGCATTTACTTCGGCATGTGCTTCTCCATATTTTTGATGATAACCTTCGCCTATAATTTTATTTTTATAAACGATTACACAACCTACCATTG includes:
- the ribD gene encoding bifunctional diaminohydroxyphosphoribosylaminopyrimidine deaminase/5-amino-6-(5-phosphoribosylamino)uracil reductase RibD encodes the protein MNIDKIYMLRCLELAKKGLGNVAPNPMVGCVIVYKNKIIGEGYHQKYGEAHAEVNAINSVKNKELLKDSTLYVNLEPCAHYGKTPPCANLIVEYKIPKVVIGCVDSFSKVSGKGIEKLKSVGIEVVIGILELESLALNKRFFTFHNKKRPYIILKWAETKDGFIDVERSNNYPDNIKIDNWITTPLSKKLVHKWRSEEAAIMIATNTAINDNPKLNVREWAGKNPLRIVLDLNNRLPQNLNIFDKSTPTLFFTTLEKENQPNIEFCKIDSTNNIIDQILTELYNKNIQSIIIEGGKQLLQTFIDNDLWDEARIFIGQKQFGNGLKAPLVNKIVTTEQKISTDKLSIYYND